A genomic region of Leptotrichia hofstadii contains the following coding sequences:
- a CDS encoding tetratricopeptide repeat protein, translating into MKSKLLLIFLVLILSFNIFSNTNSKEKFKLAKTYLDQKNYREAEKIYLELAKEKDIHAMYNLGYLYMEQGKIVEGEKYYKMAADMGYDDAMYNLAMFYDRQKDFVKEKLYLEKLAVKNQNDAIFQLAIIYRQEGNYQKADELYKKLLKAKYQESEVFYNLGVSCYYQKKYDEAEKYFLKAIELGNNDDPKYNLGILYKVQGKFTQAKKYLIPLAQKGKIDAMINTGAIYRDEKDYKNAKKYYKMAMDKGSREAEAEYSTILIMEEHGL; encoded by the coding sequence GTGAAAAGCAAGTTATTATTAATTTTTTTAGTCTTGATATTGTCTTTTAACATTTTTTCAAATACAAATTCTAAAGAAAAGTTTAAATTGGCAAAAACATATTTAGATCAGAAAAATTATAGAGAAGCTGAAAAAATATACTTGGAATTGGCTAAGGAAAAAGATATTCATGCGATGTATAATTTAGGTTATCTTTATATGGAGCAAGGAAAAATAGTGGAAGGTGAAAAATATTATAAAATGGCTGCTGATATGGGGTATGATGATGCGATGTATAATCTAGCGATGTTTTATGATAGACAAAAAGATTTTGTTAAAGAAAAATTATATCTAGAAAAATTGGCTGTGAAAAATCAAAATGATGCAATATTCCAATTGGCTATAATTTACAGGCAGGAAGGAAACTATCAGAAGGCAGATGAACTTTATAAAAAATTATTAAAAGCAAAATATCAAGAAAGTGAAGTTTTTTATAATTTAGGGGTTTCTTGTTATTATCAAAAAAAATACGATGAAGCAGAAAAATATTTTTTAAAAGCAATAGAATTAGGTAATAATGATGATCCAAAATATAATTTAGGTATCTTATATAAAGTTCAAGGGAAATTTACACAAGCTAAAAAATATTTAATACCACTTGCTCAAAAAGGAAAAATAGATGCAATGATAAATACGGGAGCAATTTATCGAGATGAAAAAGATTATAAGAATGCTAAAAAATATTATAAAATGGCGATGGATAAAGGTTCACGAGAAGCAGAGGCGGAATACAGCACTATATTGATAATGGAAGAACACGGATTATAA
- a CDS encoding very short patch repair endonuclease, whose protein sequence is MKKKKPLTRSQNMARIKSKNTKPEIHIRKLLYKMGYRYRVNYSELPGTPDIFILKYNTAIFVNGCFWHRHENCKIATFPKTHAEYWEKKFRRNVERDIEVREKLFEMDISVITIWECEINRMRKNEEYKEKYLRVLRDRIERVFNYEEEDISVQMEIAEESMQ, encoded by the coding sequence ATGAAAAAGAAAAAACCTCTCACAAGAAGCCAGAACATGGCAAGAATAAAATCTAAAAACACTAAGCCTGAGATTCATATTCGGAAATTGCTTTATAAAATGGGATATAGATACAGGGTTAATTATTCGGAGCTTCCAGGAACACCTGATATTTTTATTTTGAAATACAATACTGCGATATTTGTGAACGGATGCTTCTGGCATAGGCATGAAAATTGTAAAATTGCAACTTTTCCTAAGACACATGCTGAATATTGGGAAAAGAAGTTTAGGAGAAATGTAGAGAGGGATATTGAGGTTCGTGAGAAGCTTTTTGAAATGGATATTAGTGTTATTACGATTTGGGAATGTGAAATTAACAGGATGAGAAAAAATGAAGAATACAAAGAAAAATATCTGAGAGTTTTAAGGGACAGGATTGAAAGAGTCTTTAATTATGAAGAAGAGGATATTTCAGTGCAGATGGAGATTGCAGAAGAAAGCATGCAATAA